The Candidatus Latescibacterota bacterium genome has a window encoding:
- a CDS encoding DNA translocase FtsK has product INSIICSLLFNHTPATCRFILIDPKRLELITYNKIPHLLHPVITEARQALKVLNWMTIEMDRRYKLLAQFGVKNIKSYNKKADIEKLIDRDTGEEVGNLPYYVCVIDELADIMVTLGNEIYPPITRLAQMARAVGIHLVFATQRPSVDVITGLIKANFPSRIAFQVTSKTDSRTILDVNGGETLLGNGDMLYLPKNLPSPVRIQGAYISEDEAESVADYWRGFIGRDTELDLKEQTMVGPDGEADIDDELYEKARELVIMHQQGSISLVQRRLRVGYARAARLIDMLEQSGVVGPFEGSKAREVLVSREEYEGS; this is encoded by the coding sequence CATAAACTCGATAATCTGTTCCCTGCTCTTCAACCATACACCGGCGACATGCCGTTTCATCCTGATCGATCCAAAAAGGCTGGAGCTGATCACATATAACAAGATCCCTCATCTCCTCCACCCGGTGATCACCGAAGCGAGGCAGGCCCTGAAAGTACTGAACTGGATGACGATCGAGATGGACAGACGGTACAAGCTTCTGGCGCAGTTCGGGGTGAAAAACATAAAGAGCTACAATAAAAAAGCTGACATTGAAAAACTGATCGACAGGGATACAGGGGAGGAAGTGGGGAATCTTCCCTACTATGTCTGTGTTATCGACGAACTCGCCGATATAATGGTGACTCTCGGAAACGAGATATATCCTCCGATAACCAGGCTTGCCCAGATGGCAAGAGCTGTAGGTATTCATCTGGTATTTGCGACACAGAGGCCTTCAGTGGATGTAATAACAGGCCTTATCAAGGCGAACTTTCCCTCACGGATAGCATTTCAGGTGACCTCAAAGACTGATTCCAGGACTATCCTCGATGTCAACGGAGGAGAGACTCTGCTCGGAAACGGTGACATGCTGTACCTTCCCAAGAATCTTCCGAGCCCGGTGAGGATACAGGGAGCGTATATATCCGAGGACGAAGCAGAGAGCGTGGCCGATTACTGGCGTGGGTTTATCGGTCGTGATACAGAACTCGATCTTAAAGAACAGACGATGGTCGGACCTGATGGTGAGGCTGATATAGATGACGAACTATACGAAAAAGCCAGAGAACTGGTTATTATGCATCAGCAGGGGTCTATTTCCCTGGTGCAAAGAAGATTGAGAGTCGGGTACGCCAGGGCGGCTCGGTTGATCGATATGCTCGAGCAGTCAGGCGTCGTGGGACCGTTCGAAGGCTCAAAGGCTAGAGAAGTGCTTGTGAGCCGGGAAGAATATGAAGGCAGTTGA
- the rimO gene encoding 30S ribosomal protein S12 methylthiotransferase RimO → MKAVDEIRSVGSFHFFNLGCSKNLVDAERVAGSLEERGWQYKEDPALASLLVITTCAFISIAEEESVGEIIRVASGKEGWQKLVVLGCMVTREGDELGDLFPEVDLFLPVDEMMRLPEVADSLVGPVGQEQGRPVKVSGECLSHPGGRRLFTIPHLAYLKIAEGCSNHCSYCTIPDIRGELRSEDHDEMLEEAIALARAGVKELVLIAQDTSAYGQDSGNVDDLYRLAGEIGRVEGIEWIRLMYLHPAHLDTGRIEALISAETIIPYLDIPVQHVSDRILKDMGRGYQRKDLEDLFGKLRNMDRRVVLRTTVMAGFPGETEDEFNELLDFIEEQKFDHLGVFTFSPERGTTASSMKGQIDSDRALARMDEIASVQMDISHDRLISLMGTLQNVIVDGYIEDNESPLPGVWGTGRYYGQAHDVDGVTFLSGRKANRGEIVKVRINEVEAYDLFGKVE, encoded by the coding sequence ATGAAGGCAGTTGATGAAATAAGGTCTGTCGGAAGTTTTCACTTCTTCAACCTTGGATGCTCGAAAAACCTTGTAGACGCGGAACGCGTGGCAGGCTCGCTTGAGGAACGCGGGTGGCAATACAAGGAAGATCCAGCCCTGGCATCACTTCTTGTAATAACTACATGCGCTTTTATCTCGATAGCTGAAGAAGAATCGGTCGGAGAGATCATTCGGGTCGCATCCGGGAAAGAAGGCTGGCAGAAGCTGGTTGTTCTCGGTTGCATGGTCACTCGCGAAGGCGATGAGCTTGGCGACCTGTTTCCGGAAGTGGACCTGTTTCTTCCTGTCGATGAGATGATGAGGCTGCCGGAGGTGGCGGACAGCCTGGTCGGTCCGGTTGGTCAGGAGCAAGGGCGTCCCGTGAAAGTTTCGGGAGAATGTCTGTCCCATCCAGGAGGAAGGCGACTGTTTACCATTCCTCACCTTGCCTACCTGAAAATTGCTGAGGGATGCTCCAACCATTGCTCTTACTGTACGATACCCGATATCAGGGGAGAGCTTAGAAGCGAAGACCACGATGAGATGCTGGAGGAAGCCATAGCGCTGGCCAGAGCAGGAGTGAAGGAACTGGTGCTGATAGCGCAGGACACCTCTGCCTATGGCCAAGATTCCGGGAACGTTGATGATCTATACCGGCTTGCGGGCGAAATAGGCAGAGTCGAGGGTATCGAATGGATAAGACTGATGTATCTTCATCCGGCTCACCTGGACACAGGCAGGATCGAAGCCCTGATATCGGCTGAAACGATCATACCTTACCTCGATATACCAGTGCAGCATGTATCGGATCGTATTCTGAAGGATATGGGCAGGGGCTATCAGAGAAAAGACCTGGAAGATCTATTCGGCAAGTTAAGAAATATGGATCGTCGTGTAGTTCTCCGAACGACTGTGATGGCTGGTTTTCCCGGTGAGACTGAGGATGAATTCAACGAACTTCTCGATTTCATCGAAGAGCAGAAGTTTGACCATCTTGGCGTCTTTACATTCTCTCCTGAAAGAGGGACGACTGCATCCTCGATGAAAGGGCAGATCGATTCTGACCGTGCCCTGGCGAGGATGGATGAGATCGCTTCTGTCCAGATGGATATTTCACACGACAGGCTGATATCACTGATGGGGACATTGCAGAACGTCATAGTAGACGGATATATTGAGGATAACGAATCGCCCCTTCCCGGTGTATGGGGGACAGGCAGGTATTATGGTCAGGCTCATGATGTTGATGGAGTGACCTTCCTTTCGGGAAGGAAAGCGAATCGGGGGGAGATAGTAAAGGTCAGGATCAATGAAGTAGAAGCCTATGATCTTTTCGGGAAGGTTGAATAG
- a CDS encoding tetratricopeptide repeat protein: protein MEGRSLLALGREAEADNSFAEIYSIDSTWAPAIAEIFQSEAIASLERGLEARGRRFVIRASNYERNLDFGSYNSMAGKMLLDRKDYEGAIYYFENYLATSSDSAGAAEVMMDLGTAYEEREEKLKAIDLYRIFQARYPRSRLVSTAKWKLENLLLSAGKELYSGGETEEAENLLLELSATASNPLVQEKVDFMLAEIFESRHELERAIEYYSKVVHMNLGSSGRLVEKAKERIVDLEKAR from the coding sequence ATGGAGGGAAGATCTCTACTCGCTCTTGGCAGGGAGGCTGAGGCAGATAATTCTTTTGCCGAGATTTACAGCATAGATAGCACATGGGCTCCTGCGATTGCGGAGATATTTCAGTCTGAAGCGATCGCGAGTCTTGAGAGAGGACTGGAAGCGCGGGGAAGACGTTTCGTCATCAGGGCTTCGAATTACGAGAGAAACCTCGATTTCGGCAGCTACAACTCGATGGCAGGCAAAATGTTGCTCGACAGGAAAGATTACGAAGGGGCAATTTACTATTTCGAAAACTACCTTGCTACAAGCTCGGACTCGGCTGGGGCGGCCGAGGTGATGATGGATCTGGGAACCGCCTATGAGGAAAGGGAAGAAAAACTTAAAGCAATAGATCTGTACAGGATATTTCAGGCAAGATATCCACGGAGCCGTCTTGTATCGACGGCCAAATGGAAACTTGAAAACCTGCTTCTCAGCGCCGGAAAGGAACTCTATTCAGGTGGTGAGACTGAGGAGGCGGAGAATCTTCTTCTTGAACTTTCCGCGACAGCCAGCAATCCTCTTGTCCAGGAGAAAGTCGATTTCATGCTGGCAGAGATCTTTGAATCCAGGCACGAACTTGAGCGTGCGATTGAATACTACTCGAAAGTGGTTCACATGAACCTCGGCTCGAGCGGAAGATTGGTGGAAAAGGCGAAAGAAAGGATCGTGGATCTTGAGAAGGCGAGATAG